The proteins below come from a single bacterium genomic window:
- a CDS encoding 2-hydroxyacid dehydrogenase has protein sequence MKVAFAGAFSCRLADQVRARLEVPCDITLADESAIAVWLSDVDVLVTLTFNREMGDSAKRLKLVQVPGAGLDRIDRSALPAGAALANAYGHEIGIAEYVIGAMLALSRGFCRLDAALRQGRWESSWAVGAEPPPLASELAGKTLCILGYGRIGQCLARRARAFDMTVCAIRRDPSRSAGRDEGLAFLGGPERLDEVLKRADYLVVTLTLTAATRGLLGARELGLMRPTAFLINVARAEVIDEAALYQALNRRAIAGAALDVWYRYPTAAGPMIPAHQPFHELPNVLMTPHMSGWTEGMMEARAKVIAENIHRIARGESPANLIPEP, from the coding sequence GTGAAAGTTGCCTTTGCCGGGGCCTTCTCCTGCCGGCTCGCGGATCAGGTGCGGGCTCGCCTGGAGGTGCCCTGCGACATCACCCTGGCCGACGAAAGCGCGATCGCTGTTTGGCTTTCCGACGTGGACGTGCTGGTCACCCTCACCTTCAACCGCGAGATGGGCGATTCGGCGAAGCGGCTCAAGCTGGTGCAGGTGCCCGGCGCCGGCCTCGACCGCATCGATCGGTCCGCGCTCCCGGCGGGCGCGGCGCTGGCGAATGCCTATGGCCATGAGATTGGCATCGCGGAGTACGTGATCGGCGCCATGCTGGCATTGAGCCGCGGGTTCTGTCGCCTGGATGCGGCGCTGCGCCAGGGCAGGTGGGAGAGTTCGTGGGCCGTTGGCGCCGAGCCGCCGCCGCTTGCGTCGGAGCTCGCCGGCAAGACCCTCTGCATCCTGGGCTATGGCCGGATCGGGCAGTGCCTGGCCCGCCGCGCGCGGGCCTTCGACATGACCGTGTGCGCCATCCGCCGCGATCCGTCGCGATCCGCCGGCCGCGACGAGGGGCTTGCCTTCCTCGGCGGCCCGGAGCGCCTGGACGAGGTGCTGAAGCGGGCCGATTACCTGGTGGTCACGCTCACACTCACCGCGGCCACCCGCGGTCTCCTCGGCGCGCGCGAGCTGGGGCTGATGAGGCCCACCGCCTTTCTCATCAATGTGGCGCGCGCCGAGGTCATCGACGAGGCGGCGCTCTACCAGGCGCTGAACCGGCGGGCGATCGCCGGCGCCGCGCTCGACGTCTGGTATCGCTATCCTACCGCCGCCGGGCCAATGATTCCCGCGCACCAGCCCTTCCACGAATTGCCCAATGTGCTCATGACGCCCCACATGTCCGGCTGGACCGAGGGCATGATGGAAGCGCGGGCGAAAGTCATCGCGGAGAATATCCACCGGATCGCGCGGGGGGAGTCGCCGGCGAATCTGATTCCGGAACCGTAG
- a CDS encoding PaaI family thioesterase, with the protein MRSDKNLGPIAERHKGTFSDLIGVEIVEACPERVVAQLAIRDELGTVGGALHGGVLMAFADTIGAVATVLNLPAGAGTTTLESKTNFFAAGRSGTVRAECTPLHRGKRTHVWQTQVRDEAGRLLSLTIQTQMVLT; encoded by the coding sequence ATGAGGAGCGACAAGAATCTCGGCCCCATCGCGGAACGGCATAAGGGGACCTTCTCGGATCTCATCGGCGTCGAGATCGTCGAGGCCTGCCCCGAGCGCGTGGTGGCCCAGCTCGCCATCCGGGACGAGCTCGGGACGGTGGGAGGCGCGCTGCACGGCGGTGTCTTGATGGCCTTCGCTGATACCATCGGCGCCGTCGCCACGGTGCTCAACCTGCCCGCGGGCGCCGGCACGACCACGCTCGAGTCCAAGACCAACTTCTTTGCCGCCGGCCGCTCGGGCACGGTGCGCGCCGAGTGCACCCCGCTCCATCGCGGCAAGCGGACCCACGTCTGGCAGACGCAGGTGAGGGACGAGGCGGGCCGGCTTCTGTCGCTGACCATCCAGACGCAGATGGTGCTGACGTGA